The Syngnathus scovelli strain Florida chromosome 18, RoL_Ssco_1.2, whole genome shotgun sequence genome contains a region encoding:
- the unm_hu7910 gene encoding aspartyl/asparaginyl beta-hydroxylase isoform X2, with amino-acid sequence MQRYRHYGASGPAPAEEPHSTQEALNTHEDVYDEQGEPMVKEEALDGLKETEGASVEEAAAPHQAPPLSESKPPPAESKSNKKAAGGDTGGGAKHSVFTWFAVLALLGVWSSVAVVYFDIVDYDGVIARAQEFRMNFSQVLQGKLTAYDTDGDGDFDVEDAKVLLGLKETPSQRQLSEEQPAGEYVATSTNESRPVYLQINSIIYVPEPAEDQSSNRQAAEPAEEESVEAHTEESTAQDFSVEEQSTTQPEDKSVEEHLEESTTEDLPTISEAEDVDSEIQAAVPLPAFVEEDFVADDPRGDTEHPLEEDVDAIDTSGVLVEEPSSQETVVESIKDLTSSKVTQEEEEGAVETEQHFEPEETQSENTAESSTPAEPPLEEKQSEPVEAHSETAAGSSTPEEAADHTTAEKPKEKAKKKKAKLLNKLDKSIKAELDAAEKLRKKGKVEAALQAFETLVHQHPQSPRAHYGKAQAEDDLAEKQRSNDMLQKAIGSYGDAADLPDATPDLIRAALKRRAERQQFLGRMRGAVATLEKLVQIFPKDISLKNDLGVSYLLLGDNKGAKAIYEEVLAVAPSDGFAKVHYGFILKSENKIAESIPYLKEGLESGEPGTDDGRFYFHLGDALQRVGDKSEAYHWYQVGHERGHFASVWQRSLYNVDGLKAQPWWTPNETGYTDLVKALEKNWKMIRDEAMAMMDQNTGQFVPEEENLREKGEWGQYTLWQQGKKSGTSCQAVPKTCSLLERFPEATGCKRGQIKFSVMQPGTHVWPHTGPTNCRLRMHLGLIIPKQGCTIRCTDQTREWEEGKVLIFDDSFEHEVWQDADTFRLIFIVDVWHPQLTASQRQTLSAI; translated from the exons ATGCAGCGCTATCGCCACTATGGCGCCTCCGGGCCAGCGCCAGCGGAGGAGCCCCACAGCACCCAGGAGGCGCTGAACACTCACGAGGACGTGTATGATGAGCAGGGGGAACCGATGGTAAAGGAGGAGGCTTTGGATGGCCTCAAGGAGACAG AAGGAGCCAGTGTGGAGGAGGCCGCGGCCCCGCATCAGGCTCCTCCACTCTCCG AGTCAAAGCCGCCGCCAGCCGAAAGCAAGAGCAACAAGAAGGCGGCAGGAGGAGACACAGGGGGCGGAGCCAAGCATTCCGTGTTCACCTGGTTCGCCGTGCTGGCCCTGCTGGGGGTTTGGAGCTCGGTGGCCGTTGTCTACTTTGACATCGTCGACTACGACGGCGTCATCG CGCGAGCTCAGGAGTTCCGTATGAACTTTTCACAAGTTTTACAAG GGAAGCTGACGGCCTACGACACGGACGGAGATGGTGACTTCGATGTGGAGGACGCCAAAGTCCTGCTCG GCCTGAAAGAAACTCCAAGCCAGCGGCAACTATCTGAAGAGCAACCAGCGGGTGAATATGTTGCTACCTCTACAAATGAGTCCCGTCCAGTATATTTACAAATTAATTCCATCATTTACGTGCCAGAACCCGCTGAAGATCAGTCGAGCAACCGGCAAGCCGCAGAGCCAGCTGAAGAGGAGTCAGTGGAGGCGCATACGGAGGAGAGCACAGCTCAGGACTTCAGTGTTGAAGAGCAGTCGACCACGCAACCCGAGGACAAGTCGGTTGAGGAGCACCTCGAGGAGAGCACGACAGAAGATTTGCCAACAA TCTCTGAAGCTGAAGATGTGGACTCTGAAATCCAAG CTGCTGTTCCCCTGCCTGCCTTTGTAGAAGAAGACTTTGTAGCCG ATGATCCTCGAGGAGACACGGAGCATCCTCTTG AGGAGGACGTGGACGCCATCGACACAAGCGGAG TCCTGGTGGAGGAGCCGTCATCTCAGGAGACTGTCG TGGAATCTATAAAAGATTTGACGAGCTCCAAAGTgacacaagaagaagaagaaggag CGGTGGAAACAGAGCAGCATTTTGAACCTGAAGAAACACAGAGTGAGAACACAGCAGAGAGCAGCACGCCAGCCG AGCCGCCGTTGGAGGAGAAGCAGTCTGAGCCGGTTGAAGCGCACAGCGAGACTGCTGCAGGGAGCAGCACGCCCGAGG AAGCGGCGGACCACACAACTGCGGAGAAGCCCaaagaaaaag CCAAGAAGAAGAAAGCCAAACTGCTCAACAAGTTGGACAAGAGCATCAAAGCAGAACTGGATGCTGCAGAGAAGCTTCGCAAGAAA GGAAAAGTGGAGGCGGCACTGCAAGCATTTGAGACGTTGGTGCACCAGCACCCGCAGAGCCCCCGCGCTCACTACGGGAAAGCGCAG GCGGAGGACGACCTAGCCGAGAAGCAGCGCAGCAACGACATGTTGCAGAAGGCCATCGGCAGCTACGGAGACGCCGCAGATCTTCCGGACGCCACCCCCGACCTGATCCGAGCTGCCCTCAAGAGACGAGCTGAGCGCCAGCAGTTCCTGG GCCGCATGCGTGGCGCTGTGGCCACGCTGGAGAAGTTAGTGCAGATCTTTCCAAAAGACATCAGTCTGAAGAACGACCTGGGCGTGTCCTACCTGTTGCTAGGCGACAACAAAGGTGCCAAAGCGATCTACGAGGAG GTTCTGGCGGTTGCCCCCAGCGACGGCTTTGCAAAGGTTCACTACGGCTTCATCCTGAAGTCGGAGAACAAGATCGCAGAGAGCATTCCTTACCTAAAG GAGGGGCTGGAATCAGGAGAGCCCGGCACCGATGACGGACGTTTCTACTTCCACCTAGGAGACGCACTGCAGAGAGTCGGAGACAAGAGC gAGGCCTACCACTGGTACCAGGTGGGCCACGAGCGAGGGCACTTTGCATCCGTGTGGCAGAGGTCACTTTACAATGTGGACGGGCTTAAGGCGCAGCCCTGGTGGACCCCAAATGAGACCGGATACACCGATCTGGTGAAG GCACTGGAGAAGAACTGGAAGATGATCCGGGACGAGGCCATGGCCATGATGGACCAAAACACGGGCCAGTTTGTACCTGAGGAGGAGAACCTGAGGGAGAAAGGAGAGTGGGGCCAGTACACGCTCTGGCAGCAAG GGAAGAAGTCTGGGACTTCCTGCCAGGCTGTACCGAAGACCTGCTCGCTACTGGAGAGATTTCCCGAAGCCACCGGCTGCAAGAGAGGACAG atTAAGTTCTCAGTGATGCAGCCGGGCACGCACGTGTGGCCGCACACGGGCCCCACCAACTGTCGACTGAGGATGCACCTTGGCCTCATCATTCCCAAACAGGGATGCACGATCAGGTGCACGGACCAGACCAG AGAGTGGGAGGAAGGCAAAGTGCTGATCTTTGACGACTCCTTCGAGCACGAGGTCTGGCAGGATGCGGACACCTTCCGCCTCATCTTCATCGTGGACGTGTGGCACCCGCAGCTGACGGCGTCCCAGCGGCAGACGCTCAGCGCCATCTAG
- the unm_hu7910 gene encoding aspartyl/asparaginyl beta-hydroxylase isoform X5 — MQRYRHYGASGPAPAEEPHSTQEALNTHEDVYDEQGEPMVKEEALDGLKETEGASVEEAAAPHQAPPLSESKPPPAESKSNKKAAGGDTGGGAKHSVFTWFAVLALLGVWSSVAVVYFDIVDYDGVIARAQEFRMNFSQVLQGKLTAYDTDGDGDFDVEDAKVLLGLKETPSQRQLSEEQPAEPAEDQSSNRQAAEPAEEESVEAHTEESTAQDFSVEEQSTTQPEDKSVEEHLEESTTEDLPTISEAEDVDSEIQAAVPLPAFVEEDFVADDPRGDTEHPLEEDVDAIDTSGVLVEEPSSQETVDLTSSKVTQEEEEGEPAVETEQHFEPEETQSENTAESSTPAEPPLEEKQSEPVEAHSETAAGSSTPEEAADHTTAEKPKEKAKKKKAKLLNKLDKSIKAELDAAEKLRKKGKVEAALQAFETLVHQHPQSPRAHYGKAQAEDDLAEKQRSNDMLQKAIGSYGDAADLPDATPDLIRAALKRRAERQQFLGRMRGAVATLEKLVQIFPKDISLKNDLGVSYLLLGDNKGAKAIYEEVLAVAPSDGFAKVHYGFILKSENKIAESIPYLKEGLESGEPGTDDGRFYFHLGDALQRVGDKSEAYHWYQVGHERGHFASVWQRSLYNVDGLKAQPWWTPNETGYTDLVKALEKNWKMIRDEAMAMMDQNTGQFVPEEENLREKGEWGQYTLWQQGKKSGTSCQAVPKTCSLLERFPEATGCKRGQIKFSVMQPGTHVWPHTGPTNCRLRMHLGLIIPKQGCTIRCTDQTREWEEGKVLIFDDSFEHEVWQDADTFRLIFIVDVWHPQLTASQRQTLSAI, encoded by the exons ATGCAGCGCTATCGCCACTATGGCGCCTCCGGGCCAGCGCCAGCGGAGGAGCCCCACAGCACCCAGGAGGCGCTGAACACTCACGAGGACGTGTATGATGAGCAGGGGGAACCGATGGTAAAGGAGGAGGCTTTGGATGGCCTCAAGGAGACAG AAGGAGCCAGTGTGGAGGAGGCCGCGGCCCCGCATCAGGCTCCTCCACTCTCCG AGTCAAAGCCGCCGCCAGCCGAAAGCAAGAGCAACAAGAAGGCGGCAGGAGGAGACACAGGGGGCGGAGCCAAGCATTCCGTGTTCACCTGGTTCGCCGTGCTGGCCCTGCTGGGGGTTTGGAGCTCGGTGGCCGTTGTCTACTTTGACATCGTCGACTACGACGGCGTCATCG CGCGAGCTCAGGAGTTCCGTATGAACTTTTCACAAGTTTTACAAG GGAAGCTGACGGCCTACGACACGGACGGAGATGGTGACTTCGATGTGGAGGACGCCAAAGTCCTGCTCG GCCTGAAAGAAACTCCAAGCCAGCGGCAACTATCTGAAGAGCAACCAGCGG AACCCGCTGAAGATCAGTCGAGCAACCGGCAAGCCGCAGAGCCAGCTGAAGAGGAGTCAGTGGAGGCGCATACGGAGGAGAGCACAGCTCAGGACTTCAGTGTTGAAGAGCAGTCGACCACGCAACCCGAGGACAAGTCGGTTGAGGAGCACCTCGAGGAGAGCACGACAGAAGATTTGCCAACAA TCTCTGAAGCTGAAGATGTGGACTCTGAAATCCAAG CTGCTGTTCCCCTGCCTGCCTTTGTAGAAGAAGACTTTGTAGCCG ATGATCCTCGAGGAGACACGGAGCATCCTCTTG AGGAGGACGTGGACGCCATCGACACAAGCGGAG TCCTGGTGGAGGAGCCGTCATCTCAGGAGACTGTCG ATTTGACGAGCTCCAAAGTgacacaagaagaagaagaaggag AGCCAGCGGTGGAAACAGAGCAGCATTTTGAACCTGAAGAAACACAGAGTGAGAACACAGCAGAGAGCAGCACGCCAGCCG AGCCGCCGTTGGAGGAGAAGCAGTCTGAGCCGGTTGAAGCGCACAGCGAGACTGCTGCAGGGAGCAGCACGCCCGAGG AAGCGGCGGACCACACAACTGCGGAGAAGCCCaaagaaaaag CCAAGAAGAAGAAAGCCAAACTGCTCAACAAGTTGGACAAGAGCATCAAAGCAGAACTGGATGCTGCAGAGAAGCTTCGCAAGAAA GGAAAAGTGGAGGCGGCACTGCAAGCATTTGAGACGTTGGTGCACCAGCACCCGCAGAGCCCCCGCGCTCACTACGGGAAAGCGCAG GCGGAGGACGACCTAGCCGAGAAGCAGCGCAGCAACGACATGTTGCAGAAGGCCATCGGCAGCTACGGAGACGCCGCAGATCTTCCGGACGCCACCCCCGACCTGATCCGAGCTGCCCTCAAGAGACGAGCTGAGCGCCAGCAGTTCCTGG GCCGCATGCGTGGCGCTGTGGCCACGCTGGAGAAGTTAGTGCAGATCTTTCCAAAAGACATCAGTCTGAAGAACGACCTGGGCGTGTCCTACCTGTTGCTAGGCGACAACAAAGGTGCCAAAGCGATCTACGAGGAG GTTCTGGCGGTTGCCCCCAGCGACGGCTTTGCAAAGGTTCACTACGGCTTCATCCTGAAGTCGGAGAACAAGATCGCAGAGAGCATTCCTTACCTAAAG GAGGGGCTGGAATCAGGAGAGCCCGGCACCGATGACGGACGTTTCTACTTCCACCTAGGAGACGCACTGCAGAGAGTCGGAGACAAGAGC gAGGCCTACCACTGGTACCAGGTGGGCCACGAGCGAGGGCACTTTGCATCCGTGTGGCAGAGGTCACTTTACAATGTGGACGGGCTTAAGGCGCAGCCCTGGTGGACCCCAAATGAGACCGGATACACCGATCTGGTGAAG GCACTGGAGAAGAACTGGAAGATGATCCGGGACGAGGCCATGGCCATGATGGACCAAAACACGGGCCAGTTTGTACCTGAGGAGGAGAACCTGAGGGAGAAAGGAGAGTGGGGCCAGTACACGCTCTGGCAGCAAG GGAAGAAGTCTGGGACTTCCTGCCAGGCTGTACCGAAGACCTGCTCGCTACTGGAGAGATTTCCCGAAGCCACCGGCTGCAAGAGAGGACAG atTAAGTTCTCAGTGATGCAGCCGGGCACGCACGTGTGGCCGCACACGGGCCCCACCAACTGTCGACTGAGGATGCACCTTGGCCTCATCATTCCCAAACAGGGATGCACGATCAGGTGCACGGACCAGACCAG AGAGTGGGAGGAAGGCAAAGTGCTGATCTTTGACGACTCCTTCGAGCACGAGGTCTGGCAGGATGCGGACACCTTCCGCCTCATCTTCATCGTGGACGTGTGGCACCCGCAGCTGACGGCGTCCCAGCGGCAGACGCTCAGCGCCATCTAG
- the unm_hu7910 gene encoding aspartyl/asparaginyl beta-hydroxylase isoform X8, whose translation MQRYRHYGASGPAPAEEPHSTQEALNTHEDVYDEQGEPMVKEEALDGLKETEGASVEEAAAPHQAPPLSESKPPPAESKSNKKAAGGDTGGGAKHSVFTWFAVLALLGVWSSVAVVYFDIVDYDGVIARAQEFRMNFSQVLQGKLTAYDTDGDGDFDVEDAKVLLGLKETPSQRQLSEEQPAEPAEDQSSNRQAAEPAEEESVEAHTEESTAQDFSVEEQSTTQPEDKSVEEHLEESTTEDLPTTAVPLPAFVEEDFVADDPRGDTEHPLEEDVDAIDTSGVLVEEPSSQETVVESIKDLTSSKVTQEEEEGEPAVETEQHFEPEETQSENTAESSTPAEPPLEEKQSEPVEAHSETAAGSSTPEEAADHTTAEKPKEKAKKKKAKLLNKLDKSIKAELDAAEKLRKKGKVEAALQAFETLVHQHPQSPRAHYGKAQAEDDLAEKQRSNDMLQKAIGSYGDAADLPDATPDLIRAALKRRAERQQFLGRMRGAVATLEKLVQIFPKDISLKNDLGVSYLLLGDNKGAKAIYEEVLAVAPSDGFAKVHYGFILKSENKIAESIPYLKEGLESGEPGTDDGRFYFHLGDALQRVGDKSEAYHWYQVGHERGHFASVWQRSLYNVDGLKAQPWWTPNETGYTDLVKALEKNWKMIRDEAMAMMDQNTGQFVPEEENLREKGEWGQYTLWQQGKKSGTSCQAVPKTCSLLERFPEATGCKRGQIKFSVMQPGTHVWPHTGPTNCRLRMHLGLIIPKQGCTIRCTDQTREWEEGKVLIFDDSFEHEVWQDADTFRLIFIVDVWHPQLTASQRQTLSAI comes from the exons ATGCAGCGCTATCGCCACTATGGCGCCTCCGGGCCAGCGCCAGCGGAGGAGCCCCACAGCACCCAGGAGGCGCTGAACACTCACGAGGACGTGTATGATGAGCAGGGGGAACCGATGGTAAAGGAGGAGGCTTTGGATGGCCTCAAGGAGACAG AAGGAGCCAGTGTGGAGGAGGCCGCGGCCCCGCATCAGGCTCCTCCACTCTCCG AGTCAAAGCCGCCGCCAGCCGAAAGCAAGAGCAACAAGAAGGCGGCAGGAGGAGACACAGGGGGCGGAGCCAAGCATTCCGTGTTCACCTGGTTCGCCGTGCTGGCCCTGCTGGGGGTTTGGAGCTCGGTGGCCGTTGTCTACTTTGACATCGTCGACTACGACGGCGTCATCG CGCGAGCTCAGGAGTTCCGTATGAACTTTTCACAAGTTTTACAAG GGAAGCTGACGGCCTACGACACGGACGGAGATGGTGACTTCGATGTGGAGGACGCCAAAGTCCTGCTCG GCCTGAAAGAAACTCCAAGCCAGCGGCAACTATCTGAAGAGCAACCAGCGG AACCCGCTGAAGATCAGTCGAGCAACCGGCAAGCCGCAGAGCCAGCTGAAGAGGAGTCAGTGGAGGCGCATACGGAGGAGAGCACAGCTCAGGACTTCAGTGTTGAAGAGCAGTCGACCACGCAACCCGAGGACAAGTCGGTTGAGGAGCACCTCGAGGAGAGCACGACAGAAGATTTGCCAACAA CTGCTGTTCCCCTGCCTGCCTTTGTAGAAGAAGACTTTGTAGCCG ATGATCCTCGAGGAGACACGGAGCATCCTCTTG AGGAGGACGTGGACGCCATCGACACAAGCGGAG TCCTGGTGGAGGAGCCGTCATCTCAGGAGACTGTCG TGGAATCTATAAAAGATTTGACGAGCTCCAAAGTgacacaagaagaagaagaaggag AGCCAGCGGTGGAAACAGAGCAGCATTTTGAACCTGAAGAAACACAGAGTGAGAACACAGCAGAGAGCAGCACGCCAGCCG AGCCGCCGTTGGAGGAGAAGCAGTCTGAGCCGGTTGAAGCGCACAGCGAGACTGCTGCAGGGAGCAGCACGCCCGAGG AAGCGGCGGACCACACAACTGCGGAGAAGCCCaaagaaaaag CCAAGAAGAAGAAAGCCAAACTGCTCAACAAGTTGGACAAGAGCATCAAAGCAGAACTGGATGCTGCAGAGAAGCTTCGCAAGAAA GGAAAAGTGGAGGCGGCACTGCAAGCATTTGAGACGTTGGTGCACCAGCACCCGCAGAGCCCCCGCGCTCACTACGGGAAAGCGCAG GCGGAGGACGACCTAGCCGAGAAGCAGCGCAGCAACGACATGTTGCAGAAGGCCATCGGCAGCTACGGAGACGCCGCAGATCTTCCGGACGCCACCCCCGACCTGATCCGAGCTGCCCTCAAGAGACGAGCTGAGCGCCAGCAGTTCCTGG GCCGCATGCGTGGCGCTGTGGCCACGCTGGAGAAGTTAGTGCAGATCTTTCCAAAAGACATCAGTCTGAAGAACGACCTGGGCGTGTCCTACCTGTTGCTAGGCGACAACAAAGGTGCCAAAGCGATCTACGAGGAG GTTCTGGCGGTTGCCCCCAGCGACGGCTTTGCAAAGGTTCACTACGGCTTCATCCTGAAGTCGGAGAACAAGATCGCAGAGAGCATTCCTTACCTAAAG GAGGGGCTGGAATCAGGAGAGCCCGGCACCGATGACGGACGTTTCTACTTCCACCTAGGAGACGCACTGCAGAGAGTCGGAGACAAGAGC gAGGCCTACCACTGGTACCAGGTGGGCCACGAGCGAGGGCACTTTGCATCCGTGTGGCAGAGGTCACTTTACAATGTGGACGGGCTTAAGGCGCAGCCCTGGTGGACCCCAAATGAGACCGGATACACCGATCTGGTGAAG GCACTGGAGAAGAACTGGAAGATGATCCGGGACGAGGCCATGGCCATGATGGACCAAAACACGGGCCAGTTTGTACCTGAGGAGGAGAACCTGAGGGAGAAAGGAGAGTGGGGCCAGTACACGCTCTGGCAGCAAG GGAAGAAGTCTGGGACTTCCTGCCAGGCTGTACCGAAGACCTGCTCGCTACTGGAGAGATTTCCCGAAGCCACCGGCTGCAAGAGAGGACAG atTAAGTTCTCAGTGATGCAGCCGGGCACGCACGTGTGGCCGCACACGGGCCCCACCAACTGTCGACTGAGGATGCACCTTGGCCTCATCATTCCCAAACAGGGATGCACGATCAGGTGCACGGACCAGACCAG AGAGTGGGAGGAAGGCAAAGTGCTGATCTTTGACGACTCCTTCGAGCACGAGGTCTGGCAGGATGCGGACACCTTCCGCCTCATCTTCATCGTGGACGTGTGGCACCCGCAGCTGACGGCGTCCCAGCGGCAGACGCTCAGCGCCATCTAG
- the unm_hu7910 gene encoding aspartyl/asparaginyl beta-hydroxylase isoform X4, with product MQRYRHYGASGPAPAEEPHSTQEALNTHEDVYDEQGEPMVKEEALDGLKETGASVEEAAAPHQAPPLSESKPPPAESKSNKKAAGGDTGGGAKHSVFTWFAVLALLGVWSSVAVVYFDIVDYDGVIARAQEFRMNFSQVLQGKLTAYDTDGDGDFDVEDAKVLLGLKETPSQRQLSEEQPAEPAEDQSSNRQAAEPAEEESVEAHTEESTAQDFSVEEQSTTQPEDKSVEEHLEESTTEDLPTISEAEDVDSEIQAAVPLPAFVEEDFVADDPRGDTEHPLEEDVDAIDTSGVLVEEPSSQETVVESIKDLTSSKVTQEEEEGEPAVETEQHFEPEETQSENTAESSTPAEPPLEEKQSEPVEAHSETAAGSSTPEEAADHTTAEKPKEKAKKKKAKLLNKLDKSIKAELDAAEKLRKKGKVEAALQAFETLVHQHPQSPRAHYGKAQAEDDLAEKQRSNDMLQKAIGSYGDAADLPDATPDLIRAALKRRAERQQFLGRMRGAVATLEKLVQIFPKDISLKNDLGVSYLLLGDNKGAKAIYEEVLAVAPSDGFAKVHYGFILKSENKIAESIPYLKEGLESGEPGTDDGRFYFHLGDALQRVGDKSEAYHWYQVGHERGHFASVWQRSLYNVDGLKAQPWWTPNETGYTDLVKALEKNWKMIRDEAMAMMDQNTGQFVPEEENLREKGEWGQYTLWQQGKKSGTSCQAVPKTCSLLERFPEATGCKRGQIKFSVMQPGTHVWPHTGPTNCRLRMHLGLIIPKQGCTIRCTDQTREWEEGKVLIFDDSFEHEVWQDADTFRLIFIVDVWHPQLTASQRQTLSAI from the exons ATGCAGCGCTATCGCCACTATGGCGCCTCCGGGCCAGCGCCAGCGGAGGAGCCCCACAGCACCCAGGAGGCGCTGAACACTCACGAGGACGTGTATGATGAGCAGGGGGAACCGATGGTAAAGGAGGAGGCTTTGGATGGCCTCAAGGAGACAG GAGCCAGTGTGGAGGAGGCCGCGGCCCCGCATCAGGCTCCTCCACTCTCCG AGTCAAAGCCGCCGCCAGCCGAAAGCAAGAGCAACAAGAAGGCGGCAGGAGGAGACACAGGGGGCGGAGCCAAGCATTCCGTGTTCACCTGGTTCGCCGTGCTGGCCCTGCTGGGGGTTTGGAGCTCGGTGGCCGTTGTCTACTTTGACATCGTCGACTACGACGGCGTCATCG CGCGAGCTCAGGAGTTCCGTATGAACTTTTCACAAGTTTTACAAG GGAAGCTGACGGCCTACGACACGGACGGAGATGGTGACTTCGATGTGGAGGACGCCAAAGTCCTGCTCG GCCTGAAAGAAACTCCAAGCCAGCGGCAACTATCTGAAGAGCAACCAGCGG AACCCGCTGAAGATCAGTCGAGCAACCGGCAAGCCGCAGAGCCAGCTGAAGAGGAGTCAGTGGAGGCGCATACGGAGGAGAGCACAGCTCAGGACTTCAGTGTTGAAGAGCAGTCGACCACGCAACCCGAGGACAAGTCGGTTGAGGAGCACCTCGAGGAGAGCACGACAGAAGATTTGCCAACAA TCTCTGAAGCTGAAGATGTGGACTCTGAAATCCAAG CTGCTGTTCCCCTGCCTGCCTTTGTAGAAGAAGACTTTGTAGCCG ATGATCCTCGAGGAGACACGGAGCATCCTCTTG AGGAGGACGTGGACGCCATCGACACAAGCGGAG TCCTGGTGGAGGAGCCGTCATCTCAGGAGACTGTCG TGGAATCTATAAAAGATTTGACGAGCTCCAAAGTgacacaagaagaagaagaaggag AGCCAGCGGTGGAAACAGAGCAGCATTTTGAACCTGAAGAAACACAGAGTGAGAACACAGCAGAGAGCAGCACGCCAGCCG AGCCGCCGTTGGAGGAGAAGCAGTCTGAGCCGGTTGAAGCGCACAGCGAGACTGCTGCAGGGAGCAGCACGCCCGAGG AAGCGGCGGACCACACAACTGCGGAGAAGCCCaaagaaaaag CCAAGAAGAAGAAAGCCAAACTGCTCAACAAGTTGGACAAGAGCATCAAAGCAGAACTGGATGCTGCAGAGAAGCTTCGCAAGAAA GGAAAAGTGGAGGCGGCACTGCAAGCATTTGAGACGTTGGTGCACCAGCACCCGCAGAGCCCCCGCGCTCACTACGGGAAAGCGCAG GCGGAGGACGACCTAGCCGAGAAGCAGCGCAGCAACGACATGTTGCAGAAGGCCATCGGCAGCTACGGAGACGCCGCAGATCTTCCGGACGCCACCCCCGACCTGATCCGAGCTGCCCTCAAGAGACGAGCTGAGCGCCAGCAGTTCCTGG GCCGCATGCGTGGCGCTGTGGCCACGCTGGAGAAGTTAGTGCAGATCTTTCCAAAAGACATCAGTCTGAAGAACGACCTGGGCGTGTCCTACCTGTTGCTAGGCGACAACAAAGGTGCCAAAGCGATCTACGAGGAG GTTCTGGCGGTTGCCCCCAGCGACGGCTTTGCAAAGGTTCACTACGGCTTCATCCTGAAGTCGGAGAACAAGATCGCAGAGAGCATTCCTTACCTAAAG GAGGGGCTGGAATCAGGAGAGCCCGGCACCGATGACGGACGTTTCTACTTCCACCTAGGAGACGCACTGCAGAGAGTCGGAGACAAGAGC gAGGCCTACCACTGGTACCAGGTGGGCCACGAGCGAGGGCACTTTGCATCCGTGTGGCAGAGGTCACTTTACAATGTGGACGGGCTTAAGGCGCAGCCCTGGTGGACCCCAAATGAGACCGGATACACCGATCTGGTGAAG GCACTGGAGAAGAACTGGAAGATGATCCGGGACGAGGCCATGGCCATGATGGACCAAAACACGGGCCAGTTTGTACCTGAGGAGGAGAACCTGAGGGAGAAAGGAGAGTGGGGCCAGTACACGCTCTGGCAGCAAG GGAAGAAGTCTGGGACTTCCTGCCAGGCTGTACCGAAGACCTGCTCGCTACTGGAGAGATTTCCCGAAGCCACCGGCTGCAAGAGAGGACAG atTAAGTTCTCAGTGATGCAGCCGGGCACGCACGTGTGGCCGCACACGGGCCCCACCAACTGTCGACTGAGGATGCACCTTGGCCTCATCATTCCCAAACAGGGATGCACGATCAGGTGCACGGACCAGACCAG AGAGTGGGAGGAAGGCAAAGTGCTGATCTTTGACGACTCCTTCGAGCACGAGGTCTGGCAGGATGCGGACACCTTCCGCCTCATCTTCATCGTGGACGTGTGGCACCCGCAGCTGACGGCGTCCCAGCGGCAGACGCTCAGCGCCATCTAG